The genomic stretch TTACGGGCTTCGGAGATGCCCTCAGTTGCGCTCAGAAGGGGTCAGAATCGGGCAGTTCGGGACCTGTTTCGGGACCCGATTCGCTGGGCGGTCGGACGTCCGCTGTGCACTCCATGCTGTCGGTGTGACGGCCCATGACGTCATCCGCGAAGTGTTCGATCCGAGCGGTGCGCGGGTGGTGCTGCCCGGGCGCGTGTGGCGGGAGAAGGTGCTCCGCGGCCACCCTGAGCTCGAGCTCCACGTCGACGCAATGCTGCGGGCCGTCCGGTCGCCCGCTCACGTCGAGGCCGATCCTGTCTTCGAGGAGCGACGGCGCTAATACGTGCGAGACGCGGGGCCCAGTCGATGCTGCTGGTGGTCGTAAGCTCTGAGCAGGAGCCGGCACGGATCATCTCCGCGTTCGGCCACCGCAAGGACCCGAGGCCATGGAGCGCGTGAGCATCACGATCGGCGCGGTCACCTTCGACCATGCCGACTACGACGCCGACAACGACGTCTTGTACCTGCACGTCGATCCGCCTCAGCAGGCCGACGGTGAGGAGACTCCGGAGGGGCACGTCATCCGTTACGCGCCGGCCACGTCGCGGATCGTGGGCCTGACGTTGCTGGGCCCTCGTCGGATCCTGGACCGCGATGGTCATCTGACGGCGACCGTGCCGGAGACGGTGGAGACCAGCGCTGAAGCGCTGGCGCCAGCGCTGGCCGCCGCCTAGGCGGCGGATCGCTCGCGCCCCATCGTGGTCGTGGAGGCGCGGCCGCTCTCGGGGGTCGAGGCGCGCGCCTTAGGATCCGGCGCTGTGAGTTCGGCCGATGAGGTGGTTGCCCCGGAGGTCCTCGCGGCGACCGCACCGGCGCGGTGGCTGCTCGACCAGGCGGAGGCTGGTGTGCCGTTGACGCAGACGTATGCGTTGGCTCGGGTGGTGGTGCGAGAGGCGGCGGAGCGGTGGCCGGGGTGGTGGGATGCGGAACTTTTCGGTCCGCCGCATCGCGAGGCCGAGCTGGCGGTGCTGGAGGCGCTGCATGAAGGACTCCGGCGGCTGCGGTTGGTGCGGCGCGGCGGCCGCCGCCTGCTGACGACGGCACGCGGTCGTGAGCTGGCCGCCGATCCTGGCGCTCTGCTGCAGGCGCTTGCGGCGGACCTCGGCGCGGGCGACGCGTTTACGGAGTCGGTCGCCGTCGCGGTCCTCGATGCGTTGCGCGGTGGCGAATCTTGCGATTGGCGCGAGCTTGATGCTGCGGCGTTCGCGCGTGTCCGACGGCAGCCTTGGGCGGGGCCGGATGGGGCGCCGCCGGGTGAGCGCGACGTCGGCGCGGTCGTCGGCGATGTGCTGCGCCGCGGTGAGGCGTATGGGCTCGTCGAGCGGTTCCCGGATCCGGCGCAGCCGCGCCTGCGTGGTCATCGTCTCGCGCTATCGCCGGCGGGGCGCATGGTGTTCGGAGGTGGAACGGCGACTGCCGGGCCGGTCTATGTCTTCGATGCGACGCTCGCGAACGTGCGTGGGGTTCGCGCGCGGATCGCCGTGCGCGGCGATCAACATCTGACGGCGCTGCATGACGCGATCCAGGAGGCCTTCGGCTGGCTGGACGACCATCTGTACTCGTTCTGGCTGGACGGTCGCTTCTGGGGTGACGATGACACCGAATACACGTCGCCGGTCACTCCTGACGAGGCATCTCATACTGCGGAGGTGCCGGTGTCCGAGCTGGACCTGTCAGTCGGGGCGAAGATCGCCTACGTGTTCGACTTCGGCGACGAGTGGCGCGTTCGACTCTCCCTCCGGGCGATCGAGGAGGCCGACGGGGCGCGGTATCCACGCGTGGTGACGCGCACGGGCCAGGCGCCGCCGCAGTATCCGGACGTGGGCCTCGACGACTGATCTGCGCGGGTTGCGCGCGGCGGGCGGTCGCCCTACCGTCGATCATGTGGCGTCTCCTGCAGGTCGCACCCGGCAGCAGCGCAAAGCGGATCGCGAGGTGGTCGGCGCGTACCACGAGGCGCAGCTCAAGCTGCTACTCGAGCGCGTGCGCGAGGGATTCGCCCGCTACGACGCAGGCGCGATCGATGCATTCCAACTCGACGATCTCATCCACCGCTACAAGCGCGCCACGCAGAAGCTGTGGAGCGCCTGCGTCGGCAGCGGCTCACAGGTAGAGAGCATGGCCCGGCTGCTCGAGTGGCAGAGGGCTGAGGGCGAGGAGACCGACTGGTGGGAGCTCGTCGCCCGGCGCGATCGCTGACCACTGGGCGACGCGCCCGCCGCGGTTTATCGGCGTCGCGCGCTAGGAGTCGTCGCGCTCGCTGGGGGCGGAGTTCTGGCACCGTTCTGGCACCACTGGCGCTGCGCCCCTATGCCGCTAGCACGGGGACGGTCGGAGACGCCAAAAAGCCCGTTGTGCTCGAGAGTTCGTCCGATCTCAACGGAGGTCGAAGAGCCTTCTGCATGGCAAGAATGCCATTCATAAAATGGGGTCGAGGGAAAAGTCCTGCAAAATGAATGTGTCTGCGGCCCGAAGCCGCCCTCAGGCACCTGTGCCGATTCGGCAAGTTTGCCGCCATATTCGGCAGGGTTCTGGCACAGTTTTGGCACCGGGACCTCTGCCTGCGGCTCGAGCACGTCGGCCCCGCTGGCGACGTCGCCAGCGGATCGGCGCCTTGACGCTGCCGGTCTATGCCTCTGGGACCGCGGGTTGAACCATGGGCCACCGACCCGCTCATGAGCGTGTGACCGTGTGGCGACGGTTCACGGGCTGCCGCCCCGATTGGCATCCACGCGGGTTGGCCTCGCGTGGATGGATGTAGGTGCCCCGTGGCCAGCATCAGCGCTGGGATGTCGAGGCTCTTGGCGTCACGTTCGAGCATCCCGTCCGACGGGCGCGGCCCCTCCGCGCGCGTCTACAGCGAGCGCAGGTCCAGACGGCGCGGCTCGTCCATGGCGCAGCCTACGGGCGTCATCACCGTCTGAAACGAGCAGCGGCGACGGTACGTGAGCCGAACGGCCCGGCGCCGCAGCGCTTCGCCGATGATCGTCGGTCGCTTTGCCTGAAGGCAGGGAGCACCTCGACTTGCGGCAGGCGTGGCGGCCCCTGCGCCTCGAAGCGGAGTCGTCACTCGGCCGGGGATGCCCGTGACGGCCTGACGGCCGCGTTGACCGCCGCGAGGAGGAGGACTGTCATGCAGACGGCAAGGCCCCGCCGGGCCGCCACCTCGAAGCTCGCGACGGCGTCGGTCAGAAGGTCGGCACGTGCTGCGCGGAGCGTACCCGGCCACGAGAAGCCCGAGCGCGACGCTCACGCGCTCCTGGATTCGGGCAAGCGCCGGACCGGTGGATCCTCCCGCAGCATGCCGTCACCTTGACCAACGTCAGCGACCGCGGCCTCCGTACGCCTACTGCTCGACCGGCGACAACCCGCGGTGGCTCACCGTGGTCCACCCTTGTGGCGGCGCCCCACGGGCACGCGCAGCCGCACGAGTCCTGGCCTCACGGCAAGCGTGGTGAATCAGCGCCGCGCGCGCGTCAGTCCGCCGCCTCGCGGTGCGCGTGGCAACTGCCCTCGCCCGGCCGCGAGGGTGGCACGTCGAGCGCGGGGCTGCGGTCGAAGAAGCCCCACGGCTTGAGCTCGAAGCCGATCCGGGCGACCGGCATGACCGGCCAGTCCTCCGGCCGCGGGACGTGATGGTGGTTCATCGTGTACCAGACGACGATGTCGGTGTCCTCGACGCTGCGGTCCGCTTGGACCCAGCGCGGCAGGCCGTCGCCCCCCTTGTGCTGGTAGGGGTAGTCGCCGGCGGGGTAGCGCTCGGCCGGGTCGTACGGGGTCACCCACAGGTGGTAGTCGACGAAGCCCGCGCGCCTGAGCATGGACGAGTCGGCGGCCGCGAAGGGGAGGGTGTTCTCGCCCGTGATGAGCTTGTAGGCGATGGGCTGGCCGACGCGGTTGGGCCTGGTCGGGTTCTGGATGTACCAGCTGCGGGCGGTGGAAAGGTCGATGCGCCGGCGGGCCTCGGCCTCGGTGCGCAGGGTGCGCGCGACGGTGCGCCAGGCGTTGCCGTGCGGGTTGCCGGGACCGACGGGATCGGCCTCGGTCTGGACCTCCACGACCGAGTTGCCGCCGCCGTCGAGATGCGGGTCCAGACGCGCGCAGAAGACGTGCTGGTGGTGCATCGCGTTGAGGTTCGGGGCGACGAGCTTGCCGTAGGGGGACGTCTCGCCGTCGGCCATCGCCTGCGTGGCGACGATGCCCGTGGCCTTGACCTCCGAGCCGATGATGCCGTCCTGGTAGAGGTACCAGAAGAAGCCGTAGTCGTAGTTGCCGACGGTGATGAAGCTCGAGATCACCAGGCGCCGGGCACGCCGGACCTCGACGTGGCCGGTGCGGAAGTCCATGTGCTTCCAGAGGGTGCCGTAGTCCTCCTCGTGCAGGCAGATCGCGTTGGGGACCACGACCGGCTCGCCGTCGGCGTTGGCCCACGCGCCGTCGAAGTAGTGGATGACGCCGAGGCAGTCGCACCCGAGCGTCAGCGAGTTGGTCATCGTGCCGGCGTTGAACTCGCCGATGTCCAGCGGCGTCTGATAGAAGCGGTCGGGGTCGGCGTAGGGGACGACCATCTCGGCGTAGGACGCGCGGCGCAGGATCGGGCGCAGCTCACCGTCGTCCTCGTAGCCGAGGTCATGCAGGACGAGCCCCTCGCGCTGGTCGAAGCCGACGCGCACGCGCCACTTCTGCCAGCGCACCTCGTGGCCGTCGACGGTGAAGCTCGGTCCCTCGGGCTGGCTGATGTGGATGGGGCGCAGGTCGTCCCGCAGCGCGATGCGGTCGGCGCGGAACTCGCCGACCTCGGCGGGCAGCGCCACGGGCTCGCGGTCCTCGAAGTGCACGAGCTCGCCGGTGTGGATGTCGACGAGGCCGAAGATCCCCTCGAGCGGGCGGGCGTACGCGTTGCCGCCCGGCTCGGGCCGGACGTAGGCGAGGATCCGCGCGAGGCGGTGGCCGCCCTGCTCCTCGGGGAGGTCGTACCAGCCCGCCGACACGGGGTCGACGTCGACGAGCGAGACGTCGTCGATGCCGCGCCGCTTCAGCGCCGCCTGAAACCGGGGCGCGCGGCGCACCGCGGCCTCGATCGCCAGGAACTCGGCCTCGGTCATCTGCGGCTCGACGCCCTCGAGGACCCGCCAGTCGGTCGCGGTGTCCGCCTCCAGGTCCACGCGCGCCTCGATCGTCGTGCGGCGCTCCACGTCGTGCAGGACGGCCTGCGCCGCGCGCACCGGGTCGGCGGCGTCGCGGGGCGGCTCCGCCGTGGAGATGGACACGAACCGCACGCCGTCGGGACACTCCGGATGGGCGCGCAGGGTCGCCGCGGCCCGGGAGATCTCCTCGGCGGTGAGCGGGTCGAGAGGGTGACGGCGGCCGAGCGCGGCCGATGGGCTGGCGGTGTCCATGGGGTGAAGTCGACCACCGGACTAGACAAATGTCAAGTTCACTGCCGCGCGGTCGGCTCCGGAGCGCCTGACGATACGCTCGCCCCATGGAGCGCGCCAGCGTCGAACGCCCGCCGCACAACGAAGGCCGCGACGCGCTGCTCGACGCCACCGAGCGGGTGATCGCCAAGCACGGCTTCCGGGGCCTCACCTACCGGCGCGTCGCCGCGGAGGCCGGCCTCACCCACGGGCTCGTCACGTACCACTTCGGCACGCTCGACGCGATGGTCCACGCCGCGCTCGAGCGCGCCTCACGCCACGCCGTCGAGGCGGCGCGCGTCGACTCCGACAGCGGGCGCCTGGAGGACTTCGCCGCCGACCTGCCGGGCCTCGCCGCCGAGGAGCCCGACGCCCAGGCCTTCCAGTTCGAGCTCGCGCTCGAGGCCCGGCGGCGCCCGGAGCTTCGCGACGACGTCCGCGCGCAGTACGACGAGTTCTTCGCCGTCACCGCTCGCGCCCTGGACCGCATCGGCATCGAGCCCGACCCCATGCTCGCCCGGCTCGTCTTCGCCGCGCTCGACGGCATCATGCTCCAGCAGCTCATCTTCGAGGACGAGGGACGCGGCGAGGAGCTCGTCGCCGAGCTGCAGCGGATGCTCGCCGCACTCGGGGCGGCGGGCGGCTGAGCGCCACTCGCGGAGCGCCCACGGGATCTGTACGGTCCCGCAAGGAAACTGGACACATGGCTAGTTCGAGGCATTGCATCCCGG from Capillimicrobium parvum encodes the following:
- a CDS encoding DUF2283 domain-containing protein yields the protein MSITIGAVTFDHADYDADNDVLYLHVDPPQQADGEETPEGHVIRYAPATSRIVGLTLLGPRRILDRDGHLTATVPETVETSAEALAPALAAA
- a CDS encoding plasmid pRiA4b ORF-3 family protein — its product is MSSADEVVAPEVLAATAPARWLLDQAEAGVPLTQTYALARVVVREAAERWPGWWDAELFGPPHREAELAVLEALHEGLRRLRLVRRGGRRLLTTARGRELAADPGALLQALAADLGAGDAFTESVAVAVLDALRGGESCDWRELDAAAFARVRRQPWAGPDGAPPGERDVGAVVGDVLRRGEAYGLVERFPDPAQPRLRGHRLALSPAGRMVFGGGTATAGPVYVFDATLANVRGVRARIAVRGDQHLTALHDAIQEAFGWLDDHLYSFWLDGRFWGDDDTEYTSPVTPDEASHTAEVPVSELDLSVGAKIAYVFDFGDEWRVRLSLRAIEEADGARYPRVVTRTGQAPPQYPDVGLDD
- a CDS encoding primary-amine oxidase, translated to MDTASPSAALGRRHPLDPLTAEEISRAAATLRAHPECPDGVRFVSISTAEPPRDAADPVRAAQAVLHDVERRTTIEARVDLEADTATDWRVLEGVEPQMTEAEFLAIEAAVRRAPRFQAALKRRGIDDVSLVDVDPVSAGWYDLPEEQGGHRLARILAYVRPEPGGNAYARPLEGIFGLVDIHTGELVHFEDREPVALPAEVGEFRADRIALRDDLRPIHISQPEGPSFTVDGHEVRWQKWRVRVGFDQREGLVLHDLGYEDDGELRPILRRASYAEMVVPYADPDRFYQTPLDIGEFNAGTMTNSLTLGCDCLGVIHYFDGAWANADGEPVVVPNAICLHEEDYGTLWKHMDFRTGHVEVRRARRLVISSFITVGNYDYGFFWYLYQDGIIGSEVKATGIVATQAMADGETSPYGKLVAPNLNAMHHQHVFCARLDPHLDGGGNSVVEVQTEADPVGPGNPHGNAWRTVARTLRTEAEARRRIDLSTARSWYIQNPTRPNRVGQPIAYKLITGENTLPFAAADSSMLRRAGFVDYHLWVTPYDPAERYPAGDYPYQHKGGDGLPRWVQADRSVEDTDIVVWYTMNHHHVPRPEDWPVMPVARIGFELKPWGFFDRSPALDVPPSRPGEGSCHAHREAAD
- a CDS encoding TetR/AcrR family transcriptional regulator; the encoded protein is MERASVERPPHNEGRDALLDATERVIAKHGFRGLTYRRVAAEAGLTHGLVTYHFGTLDAMVHAALERASRHAVEAARVDSDSGRLEDFAADLPGLAAEEPDAQAFQFELALEARRRPELRDDVRAQYDEFFAVTARALDRIGIEPDPMLARLVFAALDGIMLQQLIFEDEGRGEELVAELQRMLAALGAAGG